The following DNA comes from Cygnus olor isolate bCygOlo1 chromosome 15, bCygOlo1.pri.v2, whole genome shotgun sequence.
GTATTTATTCAGAGCCAATAAAGACTGATGCAAACGGTGCCAATTCCATACATTTGAAAACATCTCTTTATGTAACTAAATATCTCTGTGCACTCTAGCTTCGCAAAAGTTGGGATGTTTGTTCTGACAGACTGAAAATGAGTTTCAGGGATGATACTGTAAAATTTGTTGGTAGGATCTGTTCATCATTGGATAAGTTGGGGcttagcttttgtttttaattttagtctTCTTTACTGTCTTTCCTGAGCAATAAACAATTTCCATCTGAAATAATTGTATCTCTCCTGGCATAGAAGAACCCTTCTCACAGCACCGACAGGGAAAATGTCCtctgaattctgcttttttctgttcacttttGTGTCTTCAGTAATCATAggatggcttgggttggaatggaccttaaagctcatctaACTCCAACGTAGTCAGTCACGTAGGAAATGAGGCTGTGTAAAACTTCACAAGTTGTGATATCAGGTATGTGGTTTAGGAGTTTCCATGTCTCATTTAAGAGCTAAAACAGAATAAGGAAAGGCATCCCTGACATGAAATGTCTGCACATTTGTAATGTTACATTGAACTGTCTACTAAGTTGCATAGTCAACTTCAGTATACCAAAGGgtcttgtttaaaacaaaaattgagtTAGAAGAGATCATAGAAACACCAGGGAGTTCCTGTGACAGATTTGGTTCGCTTCATGTAACTGCAGCCAGGAGTGTTGGTAGGTGCTGGCGTTTTGCTAAAGAGTTCTGTAGCTGCTGTTATTACACTGAGAGGATTGCTGGTTCAGAGATGGAAATTTTGCTTTACTGGGTTAGGTCTCCTGTGAAATACAATGCATCTTTTGAAGAAAGTATTTGCTGTAACTGTTTACTTTGTGAAAATGGGATTTGAAAGGTAGAGCTAGAGCTTAcagttgttttggtttgtttgtggttttgttttcaatctcCTTTGAGAGCAGTCCCCTTTGCTTGGGCTGTCCATGTCCCCTTGTGTAGCTCTCCGGCCGAGTGAGTAGAGATACTGCCGGTCACACATCATGGGCATCGGGGTGGGAAATCCCTTGACTTTGCAGATGAACTTCCATCTTGGGTCTCTGTTTTGGGCTGGGGTCGTGTGTGGAGCTGTAATTTCGGCACTTCACCGCGGTCACTTCCAAGCCGCTTTCTCACACTGCCCACAACTAGGCGGCCGCACGCCCGGGGTCCCGTGAGGCGCCAAGCCCGTGCAGCGGCATCacggcggggccgtgcccgccTCCAGCCTGTCAACGCTGCGAGGGACGGGCCCTGGCGGCCTCCCCGCGGCACGGCCGGGCTCCGGCCTCCCGGCAGCTCCGGCGGGCGGCGCCGCTCCGCCTCCATTcgcctctcctcccttcctttcccctccccggggctgccgccgTTTCCCAGCGCCCTGCGCGGCCCGGCCCTCGGCTGGAAGCGCGGAGCCGCCCCGGGCCCGGGCGCTGCCCGCGATGCCGCTGCTGGTCAACGGGGAGCGGATCGACTTGGGCCGGCCCCCGGCGGCCATGATCCGCGCCTACCCACACCTCGAGGTGAGGGGCGGCAGCGCCGGGACCCCCGGGCCGGGAGGAGCCGCGGGGGGGCCCGGCGCCGAGCCCGGCCCTGAGGGGGCGCCCGCTGAGGGGACCCAGCGCTGAGGGAGCCCCGGGTTGGGGCGGTGCCGGGACGCCCAAAAGCCTGGGGTTGGCCCAAAATTAACTAAAATTCGCGTCCCCTGGGGGAGGCCGGGCGGTGAATGTCCTGAGGAGAGGCGGGGGTCGGTGCGGCGGGCTGGGCCgaaaagctggaggaaaaggtGAAGGTTGTAACTTGCGGGAGGTATTCGCTTCCTTCCAGGGCTGTGTAAACGCTGTTGTCCTGACGGCAGGCTGGCAGtcaggggctgctgggcagagctgttgGGAATGTGGTTTTCGTCAGAAAATGCCTCTTTGTAGACACTGtgtttttgaagggaaaaaaaaaaagtgcaaatttGATAAAACtgtgtaaaatgttttctttagccCCAGGATAGAAATTTGCTGCCTACCCAGCAGTTCTGTGGCAGCACTGTGGCAGTCAGAGCCCAGGAATCTGGGTTTTCTGTCTACTGAATGTCCCAATAAATAGCAATGTTTTGataggtattaaaaaaaaatatgttggaTTGTGGCAGTAGGAGAGTGAAacttacattttcagaagtttcagaGAAGGAGGAGACCTGTTTCCTGTCCTCTTTAAACTTTCAAGACCAGCTCTGATGTCATCTAATGTCAGCTTGGCCACACcccattgctttttcttgtgcCTCCGTTTTACCATCTATAAAGCAGGCCCAGAGGGTTCTGTGTGTGTGGAGTGATGGAATTTAACAATTGACTAGATCActggcaagaaaatgaaaactctgGATAAATTCAGAATACTCCAAAATATGAAGTATGCCTTGTTTATCTCTGACCCGGAtccctttgcttttcagaggtGATGTTTCTGTCAAGTAATGGATACACCTGAGAATTCAGCCACTGTAGTCTCTATTATCATTTATCTTTAGGAAAAGGCAAAACTTCTCAGAAGTCGGCCTACTCAAATTGTGGAACCCAAAGGTCTTCTTTACGTCCAGCAGAGAGAATTTGCAGTGACTACCCCTAAGGATGGTATGTAGGAATGTAAACACTTCTCCTCCTGAAGCAATGATTATGACAGCAAAGTTCTTACAGCGTTTCTCTCCTCTAAAATAGGTTCTGTTTCTATTCTTGGATCAGATGATGCAACTACCTGCCACTTAGTTGTGCTCCGACACACAGGTATCTTAAAAGGCATTCAGACCAAAACCTGCCTCTCTAAAGTAATGCATCTAGGATCAGCGTTGATTTATGCTGCATTAATGAAGTAAACTGcaattacatttatataaatttgaATCTCAGAAAGTCACGTGATGCGTTAATTGAATGACTTGTTCAGAGAGTTAGGGTGTTCAGTACCTGAGGTTCTGTGTTCTGGTTGCTGAATGAGCCGATCCTAAACTTGATCTGCGGCAGTGGGCAGTGGCAGCCCCCTTGGCTGCTGCATCCCAGGCTATGTGCAGATGCCGGAGGCAGCGTTTAACTGTTTGGGTCTGCAGGGTTTGGTAATAACAGGGGTAGAATTTATGCAAAGAGCCTCGCTACCTTCCTGGAGTTCTGTCATTTGAGCTGTTGCTTGGTCCTTGGTAGTAGGGTGTTTGTACCCTTTGCATCAGTTCTGCTGATTTTCTAATGGGGCATGGAAAGAGGTTGTTGTCTCATTCAGCCAGCCCATCTCTTCTGCTGGAGGATGCTGTCATTTCGGGAAGTAAGAAGGTGCAAGATGTAGTTCTTGCACTGCTATAGCAATGTAAACTGATGCTGATTTAAGTGACAGCAGTGTAACAGCCTCCGCCGGTGTCATTAACTGTCTTCTCTCGCCTTCCTCAGGTAGCGGAGCCACCTGCTTGACACACTGCGATGGATCAGACACAGAAGCTGAGGTGTCGCTCATCATGAGTTCAGTAAAATCTTTCTCTAACTCTGCAGACTATGGAAGGTcagctctgcttttttatttctttgtgttttcacGAAGGTAACTGCAGTTTGTAAGTTGGGGAATTTTTACGTGATTTTGTGGGGTTCAGACAAGGTAATTGTGCAGGAAATACCTCTTGATCAGGGGCcatatggaaaatgaaaactattgCTGATGATTTCAAGGGTATTATTTTCTATCAGTGACTTAAAGCATGGTTCTATTCTGACTGGTGTCTCTGTAAAAATGCCATTGTGCGGTTTGGTGTTTACTGTTTCCCAGtaacttctgtttcagatgTGCTGAATTTTCGAAATagctggttttggttttatccTCTATTTTTCCACCCAAACTGTTGGTCTTGTGAATTCCTTTTGGGATCTGGGAGTCCATCTGGGATTTTTCTAGGtcccacatttaaaaaaaagaaagaaagaaagcaaaaaaaaaagccaaaaaaaaaaaaaaaaaagctccaaacCAGAATTTAGCTAACAAGGTTTATCCTGGATGTGGAGATTTTTGCCTCTGTAGTTTGATAAGAACAAAAGCTCAGTTAACTTAGAAGATATGGTCTTATGAATTGGCTTGCCCAGTTTTGAAAGACTGAACTATGGCCTTGTTAGGTGATTTATGCTCACACTCACTTTCTTGTTGCTTCTGCAACTTTCCACCCCAAACCGATATTGTCCCTAGTTATTTTTCTAGACGTTTGGTCAGCAGGTTTGCAAACAAGACTTCTCTTTACATAGACACCTCTCAGAGAAGAACCCTGCTGTGTAGTCCAGAATAGTTCTGGAGATCACAGGAGCAAACTTCTTCACTTCTAACTCACCCTTTTGTGGGAACCTAAAGGTGGTTATAAAATTAAGCCCAAACCTTTGGTGCTGACTGTCACAGATACACCAGGGTATCTGTGAAGCCAAGTGAGGCTTCTCTAATGATTGCTTTGTAGTTCGGGCTGGGGATTATTTTGTAAAGGTATTCACTTTGGGATGTCTTTTTAACTGCTGTTTCCTGTTATTCCATCTCTGTTAGGCTGGAATTGCACCTAGTTGGAGGTTTCAATGATGATAGGCAGTTATCACAAAAACTTACTAATCAGCTTCTTAGTAAGttcacctttttttccactctcATGTCCAAAACAAATAGTTCTGACTGGATTTGGGTGAAGTTTGTTTGTAACCAGAGCCCCCTGtcatttaatagaaaaatatctggATTCATTTAGGAGGGTGTTTTTTCCACCTGAGAGCTTGGCACAGAGGAGGGGTTGGGTTTGCGGCTTGCTGTGTCTGATGTGTGGGATAGAGGGCAGGGACTTGGGACTTGTTCCTGGTTTACGCTGTAGCGTGTGGAATTGGGGCTTAGTTCAGCTGGGCTCGATTCCTGGCTCCGCTGCTGACATGCTACAGGATCTTGGGCAGGCATTGTCACTGTCTACATCTATACCTTCATTAATTACTATTCCTTCTGTACCTTAATGTGGGGGGGTGAAATTAATTACACTCGGGAAGTATCTGATGAAAGATGGATGTCTGTCTGTGAAATCTGTAGCCTGGAGAAGTGACTGTGGTGCTTTACAAACAGATGGGGAATGGAAGGGACCAGCTGGGACATTTGGAGTGctctggctcatgctgagcaCTTCCTGAGTGCGGAGAGGCCTCAGCCTCACTGGGACTGGGAatgggcaggggcagggatgcATAAGGGGTTTGGAGGGTGGTGGCAAAGGGATGCAAAGGGAACTGGAACTGGCAAAGGTCCTGGAAGGTGCCCCTGTTACCCCCTCACGTGCTGTGATGTGATTCCTGTTCTGTGTGTTATATATTGCATGAGAGTTGTGTACAGAATGTTTTGGTCAGTTTTTAAAACCTTCTGATTTTCATGCACCAGGTTGCAATTTAAAACGGTAACATTGTATTTCCaatagaactgaaaaaaaataaaattccctgTGTGGGGGTGgtgaaaagcagaattaaaatacatCTAATGAAAAGCTGGGTTCGCTCACTATATATGTAACATTTTAGGAAAGTACATTTAAATACGAGTTATTAAATGTATAGCGAACTAAAGCAGAGATGATGTGCCAGAGCTACTTTAAGCCAGTACCAGTGATAGGAGCGAGTGGCACATTTCTAGCATGTTTTTGCCCTTACAAATGGCTACTTCCTGTCAATTACGTTTAGTAGCTGTGGCTTTAATTTTATAACACTTGGTTTGAAGCAAACCTGAAAACTATTCTTTGCTCTGTTGCCTTATCCAGGAACAGTGCATTAGGTACTTTCTGCCCACCCATTCCGCAGTGCGCAGCACTGATAATGCCCCCTTGTCTATATACAGCACCTGCTTTGCCACCAGTCACTCTTATACATTGCTGCTATCGTTGTTGCTGTAGGAGCATTTGATCTCCAACCAGATGAGGTTCATTTGGTGACTTTCTGCGTAACAGGTAAGAAAATATctacttcttattttttaagcatgtttAGCCACTGAAGTCAAAGTGTGGGGGTCTTTTCACAcatggctttttaaaatctgttctggAAGAACAGCACGAGTCCTCCATGTTGGTTTGTAAGCTTTAATTTTGTTGCTGGTAGTGTGTGTTGCTGTCCCATAGCTAGTGCAGGGAGGGGTCTCTCCTTACCAAATGCTGCTGAAATTCAATTGGTAGTAGGGCCACCTGGGATCATTACCAGGTCATTTCCCCACCTTTGTCCTGTGGAAGGAGACTGTACAGCTGTGAATATCTTGAGAGGCAACTGAGAAAGGAACTTACCGAagtttggtggtggtgttagATGCTTTATAAACTCATAAACTCATTCAGTTAGGTCACAGTGTGCTATGTcgcagaaaggaaaaagtaatttcctcTCCTTTGTATTGTATTCAGGTCGTATTTCCACTGTCTTTGCATTTAAATACCCCTGGTGACTTGCATCATTGAACTTGGCAGCATGgtagctttgtttctttgtttgttttctgtaaattgcCTGCACAGAAAGTGAAATGACAGCTGAccagagctggctgtgctgttaCGAGATGGAGTTCTACTCCAGGCCCCAGGCATATTGATCTTGACCTTGACCTTCCCATATTTCTTTTTGGCTTCCTGGTcgtgtgtgttgtttttctgtttgtttttcttttttgtccttttttgcAACATCAGATCTGCTCTTTTCTGGTAACGCACAAATGAATGCTGCTCcgaaaaaaaaccacaacaaagctCTATGTTTGACCTTTTCTCTTACAGAACTAAAtgacagagaagagaaggatatTCACTTCCCAATCATTTATGGAATAGGTGAGTTAAATTagaatttgattattttttttaactggataGTTGTTCAGTTTCTGATAGTTAATGGGCTGTCTTTAACGACTAGGTAAAG
Coding sequences within:
- the NTAN1 gene encoding protein N-terminal asparagine amidohydrolase isoform X1, whose amino-acid sequence is MPLLVNGERIDLGRPPAAMIRAYPHLEEKAKLLRSRPTQIVEPKGLLYVQQREFAVTTPKDGSVSILGSDDATTCHLVVLRHTGSGATCLTHCDGSDTEAEVSLIMSSVKSFSNSADYGRLELHLVGGFNDDRQLSQKLTNQLLRAFDLQPDEVHLVTFCVTELNDREEKDIHFPIIYGIAVNVKTAEIFPATFPEKGPDEDLRSAHILTGARLTNIYDAKKEQLHIGPYFWRPFPHVDFWLEQDDQQILQNLSTSPLAEPPHFVSHIRSTLTFLKEHPFPSRSLFPDRKPRIYRKNQDGLWEQVCSDKI
- the NTAN1 gene encoding protein N-terminal asparagine amidohydrolase isoform X2; this encodes MPLLVNGERIDLGRPPAAMIRAYPHLEEKAKLLRSRPTQIVEPKGLLYVQQREFAVTTPKDGSGATCLTHCDGSDTEAEVSLIMSSVKSFSNSADYGRLELHLVGGFNDDRQLSQKLTNQLLRAFDLQPDEVHLVTFCVTELNDREEKDIHFPIIYGIAVNVKTAEIFPATFPEKGPDEDLRSAHILTGARLTNIYDAKKEQLHIGPYFWRPFPHVDFWLEQDDQQILQNLSTSPLAEPPHFVSHIRSTLTFLKEHPFPSRSLFPDRKPRIYRKNQDGLWEQVCSDKI